The proteins below are encoded in one region of Triplophysa rosa unplaced genomic scaffold, Trosa_1v2 scaffold143_ERROPOS1151363, whole genome shotgun sequence:
- the LOC130549623 gene encoding aerolysin-like protein, with the protein MATTLHLIGGNEGQEFSFTGENNGSSLQRMWVWVGGSEVKAVRAWLTDGREETFGKPEGSYQEFVFQPGELITSMSLWGNGYGTRFGAIKFNTNHSRSFFVKMTRWRLQTEWTIDVGSGLCLGIVGRCGEDIDCMGFLFLNKVESVILTNLSYPTLDLVKPNVALEVIQSSTYKNETSVSQEQTIESSKKITQSSSWSTKESITSTFSMEVKAGIPDIVDVSTGFSLEIGTENTYSKEYTDERTETQTFKIDVPARKKVDVH; encoded by the coding sequence ATGGCAACAACTTTGCACCTAATCGGTGGCAATGAAGGTCAGGAGTTTTCCTTCACTGGTGAGAACAATGGTTCCAGTTTACAGAGGATGTGGGTTTGGGTGGGAGGATCAGAGGTGAAGGCGGTCCGGGCCTGGCTTACAGACGGAAGAGAAGAAACTTTTGGAAAACCTGAAGGATCATATCAAGAGTTTGTGTTTCAGCCCGGCGAGCTCATCACCTCGATGTCACTGTGGGGAAACGGATATGGGACGCGTTTCGGAGCCATCAAATTCAACACCAACCATTCCAGAAGTTTCTTTGTGAAAATGACGAGGTGGCGTTTGCAAACAGAATGGACCATCGACGTCGGCTCTGGATTGTGTCTGGGCATCGTGGGAAGATGCGGCGAAGACATCGACTGCATGGGATTTTTATTTCTCAATAAAGTTGAGTCAGTAATTCTCACTAATCTCAGCTATCCAACTCTTGACCTGGTCAAACCAAACGTCGCACTAGAAGTGATCCAATCGAGCACTTACAAGAACGAAACCTCCGTCAGTCAAGAGCAAACCATTGAAAGCTCAAAAAAAATAACCCAATCCTCCTCATGGTCTACAAAAGAAAGCATCACAAGCACATTCTCCATGGAGGTGAAGGCTGGGATTCCAGATATCGTAGACGTTTCCACAGGATTCAGTCTTGAGATTGGGACAGAAAACACTTACAGTAAAGAATACACGGATGAAAGAACGGAAACACAAACGTTTAAGATCGATGTTCCAGCGAGGAAGAAGGTGGATGTTCAC
- the LOC130549620 gene encoding aerolysin-like protein — translation MATTLHLIGGNEGQEFSFTGENNGSSLQRMWVWVGGSEVKAVRAWLTDGREETFGKPEGSYQEFVFQPGELITSMSLWGNGYGTRFGAIKFNTNHSRSFFVKMTRWRLQTEWTIDVGSGLCLGIVGRCGEDIDCMGFLFLNKVESVILTNLSYPTLDLVKPNVALEVIQSSTYKNETSVSQEQTIESSKKITQSSSWSTKESITSTFSMEVKAGIPDIVDVSTGFSLEIGTENTYSKEYTDERTETQTFKIDVPARKKVDVHITIGRCSFDLPYSGTVMVMCENGSVFTYQTKGKYKGVSYTKIRVDTKEHNL, via the coding sequence ATGGCAACAACTTTGCACCTAATCGGTGGCAATGAAGGTCAGGAGTTTTCCTTCACTGGTGAGAACAATGGTTCCAGTTTACAGAGGATGTGGGTTTGGGTGGGAGGATCAGAGGTGAAGGCGGTCCGGGCCTGGCTTACAGACGGAAGAGAAGAAACTTTTGGAAAACCTGAAGGATCATATCAAGAGTTTGTGTTTCAGCCCGGCGAGCTCATCACCTCGATGTCACTGTGGGGAAACGGATATGGGACGCGTTTCGGAGCCATCAAATTCAACACCAACCATTCCAGAAGTTTCTTTGTGAAAATGACGAGGTGGCGTTTGCAAACAGAATGGACCATCGACGTCGGCTCTGGATTGTGTCTGGGCATCGTGGGAAGATGCGGCGAAGACATCGACTGCATGGGATTTTTATTTCTCAATAAAGTTGAGTCAGTAATTCTCACTAATCTCAGCTATCCAACTCTTGACCTGGTCAAACCAAACGTCGCACTAGAAGTGATCCAATCGAGCACTTACAAGAACGAAACCTCCGTCAGTCAAGAGCAAACCATTGAAAGCTCAAAAAAAATAACCCAATCCTCCTCATGGTCTACAAAAGAAAGCATCACAAGCACATTCTCCATGGAGGTGAAGGCTGGGATTCCAGATATCGTAGACGTTTCCACAGGATTCAGTCTTGAGATTGGGACAGAAAACACTTACAGTAAAGAATACACGGATGAAAGAACGGAAACACAAACGTTTAAGATCGATGTTCCAGCGAGGAAGAAGGTGGATGTTCACATCACGATTGGCAGATGTAGTTTTGATCTCCCGTACAGCGGCACAGTGATGGTCATGTGTGAGAACGGTTCAGTGTTCACATATCAAACCAAAGGCAAATACAAAGGTGTCAGTTACACCAAAATAAGAGTTGACACCAAAGAACACAACCTTTAA